A single window of Candidatus Rhabdochlamydia oedothoracis DNA harbors:
- the yihA gene encoding ribosome biogenesis GTP-binding protein YihA/YsxC has protein sequence MSKKSFFYNAQFITAAACVSDFPHINNPQKLPLKEVAIVGKSNVGKSSLINYLLNNYTIAKTSSKPGKTQTINFFTVDQQFLLVDLPGYGYARVDKKTKEKWSELIDLYLKTRSSLRLILFLVDIRRSFTEDDLSFIKWAHFYHKNLLIIFTKSDKLKIQEIKKQIHAASKTLSSVFPMQSFEFFTCSIKEPQNRIILTEKIKSLLQEKS, from the coding sequence ATGTCTAAAAAATCTTTTTTTTACAATGCACAATTTATCACAGCCGCTGCTTGCGTTTCTGACTTCCCCCATATTAACAATCCCCAAAAGCTCCCCCTTAAAGAAGTTGCTATTGTAGGAAAATCTAATGTAGGCAAATCCTCTCTAATCAACTACCTTCTTAATAATTATACGATTGCTAAAACATCTTCAAAACCAGGAAAAACACAAACCATTAATTTTTTTACTGTTGATCAGCAATTTCTTCTAGTAGATCTTCCTGGTTATGGTTATGCAAGAGTAGACAAAAAAACCAAAGAAAAATGGAGCGAATTAATCGATCTCTATTTAAAAACACGTTCGAGTTTACGTTTGATTTTATTTTTAGTAGATATTCGACGATCTTTTACTGAAGATGATTTGAGCTTCATCAAATGGGCTCATTTTTATCATAAAAACTTGTTAATTATTTTTACCAAAAGCGATAAACTGAAAATCCAAGAAATAAAAAAGCAAATCCATGCTGCTTCCAAAACACTCTCATCTGTTTTCCCCATGCAGTCTTTTGAATTTTTCACTTGCTCTATTAAGGAGCCACAAAACAGAATAATTCTTACCGAAAAGATCAAATCATTACTCCAAGAAAAATCATGA
- a CDS encoding phosphoglycerate kinase: MNKLSLKQLDVKNKKVLLRVDLNVPINEEGIITDDTRIKEALNSIQYILRNKGSVILMSHLGRPKGKPDPKLSLEPCAKALAFLLKRPVLMAKDCIGPSAQNLVTHLQPNQILLLENLRFDPAEENPSSNPEFAKKLASFGDLYVNDAFGTAHREHSSTTTITKYFPGKSAMGFLMQKEIDSLSSLIKNPQRPFYAIIGGAKISSKLGVLKSLLKKVDGLFIGGGMAYTLLKAQDYQIGKSICEENQLDEALQLIKSCKDQKLPLWLPVDLLIADNFSKEANSKYIQVNQGIPDGWEGMDIGEETIAIWEKALTKASTIFWNGPLGVFEFPAFAKGTEAIARWIASSKALSVVGGGDSVAAINQLHLASSFSHISTGGGASLEYLEFGHLPGIDGLSDS; this comes from the coding sequence ATGAATAAACTCTCCTTAAAACAGCTTGATGTAAAAAATAAAAAAGTACTCTTGCGTGTCGATTTAAATGTCCCTATAAATGAAGAGGGAATCATTACAGATGATACGCGAATTAAAGAAGCACTAAATTCCATCCAGTATATCTTAAGAAATAAAGGATCTGTCATCCTAATGAGCCATCTTGGTAGACCAAAGGGGAAACCCGATCCAAAACTCTCATTAGAGCCTTGTGCCAAAGCTCTTGCCTTTTTACTCAAACGCCCTGTTTTAATGGCTAAAGACTGTATAGGTCCTAGCGCACAAAACTTAGTTACTCATCTACAACCAAATCAAATACTTTTATTGGAAAATCTACGATTTGATCCCGCAGAAGAAAACCCTTCAAGCAATCCAGAATTTGCTAAAAAACTAGCTAGTTTTGGAGATTTATATGTAAATGATGCCTTTGGAACAGCGCATCGAGAACATTCTTCGACTACAACTATTACAAAATACTTTCCTGGTAAATCCGCTATGGGATTTCTCATGCAAAAAGAAATCGATTCCTTAAGTTCTTTAATAAAAAATCCACAGCGTCCTTTTTATGCAATCATTGGTGGGGCAAAAATTTCAAGTAAACTGGGCGTGTTAAAGTCTCTCTTAAAAAAAGTAGACGGCTTGTTTATTGGAGGGGGGATGGCTTATACTCTATTAAAAGCCCAAGATTATCAAATTGGAAAATCTATTTGTGAAGAAAATCAGCTAGATGAGGCCCTGCAACTGATCAAAAGCTGTAAAGATCAAAAGCTACCGCTTTGGCTGCCTGTAGATTTGCTAATAGCAGATAACTTTTCCAAAGAGGCAAACAGCAAATACATCCAAGTTAATCAAGGAATCCCAGATGGTTGGGAAGGAATGGATATAGGAGAAGAAACCATTGCTATTTGGGAAAAAGCTCTTACAAAAGCTTCTACTATATTTTGGAATGGGCCTCTAGGAGTTTTTGAATTTCCTGCGTTTGCAAAAGGAACAGAAGCAATTGCTCGATGGATTGCTTCTTCAAAAGCCCTTTCAGTAGTAGGCGGTGGAGATTCAGTTGCTGCTATCAATCAACTGCACCTTGCTAGCTCTTTTTCGCATATCTCAACAGGAGGCGGAGCCTCTCTAGAATACCTAGAGTTTGGGCATCTGCCTGGAATAGATGGATTATCAGATAGTTAA
- a CDS encoding putative quorum-sensing-regulated virulence factor, which translates to MTLLHKDVFVCLDCETTGLDPDKDEIIEFAIARFNFDTIIDSFETLIEPSFSIPEESTAIHHITDQMVKGKPKIQEILPRIFELIDNYIVIGHGITNDISFLNASAKKYAVPNNLSSIRYVDTLRLARLYGESPTNSLEMLRKHFNIAEEGAHRAMNDVIVNIKVFKFLAKRYKTVTQILERLKRPILLKTMPLGKHKRRKFSEIPLEYLRWAARQNFDQDLLFSIHHELKKRKQGTRFCQEANPFSSL; encoded by the coding sequence ATGACCTTACTTCACAAAGATGTGTTTGTTTGCCTAGACTGCGAAACAACTGGGCTGGATCCAGACAAAGATGAAATTATTGAATTTGCTATTGCACGCTTTAATTTTGATACCATCATAGATTCTTTTGAAACATTAATTGAACCCTCTTTTTCTATACCAGAAGAGTCAACAGCTATTCACCATATTACAGATCAAATGGTAAAAGGAAAGCCAAAAATTCAAGAAATTCTACCTCGCATTTTTGAGCTTATTGACAATTATATTGTTATTGGCCATGGCATTACTAACGATATTTCTTTCTTAAATGCCTCTGCAAAAAAATATGCTGTTCCCAATAATCTTTCCTCTATCCGCTATGTAGATACCTTGCGATTAGCCCGTTTATATGGAGAAAGTCCTACCAACTCATTAGAAATGTTACGCAAACATTTTAACATCGCAGAAGAGGGTGCCCATCGAGCTATGAATGATGTTATAGTAAATATTAAAGTGTTTAAATTTCTTGCTAAACGTTATAAAACAGTCACGCAAATCCTTGAACGTTTAAAAAGACCTATTTTATTAAAAACCATGCCTCTTGGAAAACATAAAAGACGTAAATTCTCTGAAATACCTCTTGAGTATCTACGATGGGCTGCGCGTCAAAACTTTGATCAAGATTTGCTTTTTTCGATCCATCACGAACTAAAAAAACGCAAACAAGGTACACGCTTTTGTCAAGAAGCAAATCCTTTTTCTTCACTTTAA
- a CDS encoding Npt1/Npt2 family nucleotide transporter, whose translation MFAAAKFSKLRACIWPIYRHELLKFVPLLCLFFLIGFNYSLLRATKDALVITAPSSGAEALPFIKVWAIVPMAFLFTFLFTRVSNRLSREKTFYAMMSIFIGFFTIFLFFLYPFQDTLHPHHLGDRIQQSLPMGFQGFIALFRNWTFTLFYVMSEMWSTIIMTVLLWGFANDVTSVDDAKRYYGLLGIGINISGIVAGQVATSMSRLNYHPFLPFGNNAWDQAVFFLTSLVIINGILCMLIFRYMHKKKQGYNSESYFAQNGNEKIKMGMRKNFGYLAKSPYLICIAVIVITYNIAINLIEVVWKDQVKQLYPNPADFNAYMGQILKWIGIVATVTSIFISSVIIRRFSWTFSALASPFILLFTGVAFFACFFFKDVGFASISAFLGITPLALCVFFGSLQNCLARASKYTLFDVTKEMAFTPLSKECKQKGKAAIDGVGSRLGKSGGALIHQTLLMFFGTVALSTPYVAIILLGVISAWMVSVRSLGHQFDNLIAHQETLKDPYEELSTEPVLAESSNT comes from the coding sequence ATGTTTGCGGCAGCAAAATTTAGCAAGTTACGCGCTTGTATATGGCCAATCTACCGCCATGAGCTGCTCAAGTTTGTGCCTCTTTTGTGTTTATTCTTTCTTATTGGATTCAATTACAGTCTCTTAAGAGCAACAAAAGACGCTCTTGTCATAACAGCCCCTTCCTCTGGTGCTGAAGCCCTCCCTTTTATTAAGGTCTGGGCCATTGTTCCCATGGCCTTTCTATTTACCTTCTTATTTACTAGAGTATCGAATCGTCTCTCTAGAGAAAAAACCTTCTATGCTATGATGAGCATCTTTATCGGGTTTTTTACGATATTTCTCTTCTTTCTATATCCTTTCCAAGACACACTGCATCCACACCATTTAGGCGATCGCATACAACAATCCCTACCTATGGGCTTTCAAGGCTTTATCGCTTTATTTCGCAATTGGACATTCACCTTATTCTACGTCATGTCAGAGATGTGGAGCACAATTATTATGACGGTCTTGCTCTGGGGATTTGCTAATGACGTGACCTCTGTTGATGATGCTAAACGCTATTATGGTCTACTTGGAATTGGAATTAATATATCGGGAATCGTTGCTGGTCAAGTCGCTACCTCGATGTCTCGCTTAAATTATCACCCCTTCCTGCCTTTTGGTAATAACGCTTGGGACCAAGCAGTCTTTTTTCTTACCTCTTTAGTAATTATAAACGGGATTTTATGCATGTTGATTTTCCGCTATATGCATAAAAAGAAACAAGGCTATAACTCAGAAAGTTACTTTGCTCAGAATGGAAATGAAAAAATTAAAATGGGTATGCGTAAAAATTTTGGCTACCTAGCTAAGTCTCCCTATCTTATCTGTATTGCTGTCATTGTGATAACCTATAATATCGCGATTAACTTAATTGAAGTGGTATGGAAGGATCAAGTGAAACAACTCTATCCCAACCCTGCTGACTTTAATGCCTATATGGGGCAAATCCTTAAGTGGATCGGCATTGTTGCTACGGTAACCAGCATCTTTATTTCCAGCGTGATCATTAGGCGGTTCAGTTGGACTTTTAGTGCTTTAGCTTCTCCTTTTATTCTTTTATTTACCGGAGTCGCTTTCTTTGCCTGCTTTTTCTTTAAAGATGTAGGTTTTGCTTCTATCTCTGCTTTCTTAGGAATTACCCCTCTGGCGCTTTGTGTCTTTTTTGGTTCCCTGCAAAACTGTTTAGCTAGAGCTTCTAAGTACACCTTATTCGATGTCACCAAAGAAATGGCCTTTACCCCTTTAAGCAAAGAATGTAAACAAAAAGGGAAAGCAGCTATTGATGGTGTGGGTTCTCGTCTTGGAAAATCAGGAGGCGCCCTCATCCATCAAACCCTTCTTATGTTCTTCGGAACCGTTGCTCTCAGCACCCCTTATGTTGCTATCATTCTCTTAGGAGTAATCAGCGCCTGGATGGTCTCCGTTCGTTCTTTAGGCCACCAATTTGATAACCTCATTGCCCATCAAGAGACATTAAAAGATCCCTATGAGGAACTATCTACAGAACCTGTGCTTGCTGAATCTAGCAATACTTAA